In Mytilus galloprovincialis chromosome 1, xbMytGall1.hap1.1, whole genome shotgun sequence, the following are encoded in one genomic region:
- the LOC143055907 gene encoding glutathione peroxidase-like isoform X2 has translation MAAEKDWWKKAASIYEFSAKDIDGNEVSLEKYKGHVVLILNCASKUGFTEKNYTQLQALHAKYAESKGLRILGFPCNQFGSQEPGTEAEIKTFVTDKFNVQFDMFSKINVNGNDGHPLFKYLKHKQGGTLGDFIKWNFTKFLVNKEGIPVKRYAPNTEPNSIEKDFEKYW, from the exons ATG GCAGCAGAAAAAGATTGGTGGAAAAAAGCAGCATCTATTTATGAATTTTCTGCCAAAGATATTGATGGCAATGAAGTATCATTAGAAAAATATAA AGGTCATgttgtattaattttaaattgtgCATCCAAATGAGGGTTCACAGAAAAGAACTACACTCAGCTACAAGCTTTGCATGCCAAGTATGCTGAATCGAAAGGTCTTAGGATCCTTGGATTTCCCTGTAATCAGTTTGGAAGTCAG GAGCCTGGAACTGAAGCAGAAATAAAGACTTTTGTCACAGATAAATTTAATGTTCAGTTTGATATGTTCTCAAAGATAAATGTGAATGGAAATGATGGCCATCCTTTATTTAAATATCTCAAACACAAACAAGGAGGCACACTCGGGGA ttttatcaAATGGAATTTTACAAAGTTTCTAGTAAACAAAGAAGGAATCCCAGTTAAAAGATATGCACCAAATACAGAACCAAAC agcaTTGAAAAAGATTTTGAGAAATATTGGTAG
- the LOC143055907 gene encoding glutathione peroxidase-like isoform X1 has translation MGSSVSTSEAAEKDWWKKAASIYEFSAKDIDGNEVSLEKYKGHVVLILNCASKUGFTEKNYTQLQALHAKYAESKGLRILGFPCNQFGSQEPGTEAEIKTFVTDKFNVQFDMFSKINVNGNDGHPLFKYLKHKQGGTLGDFIKWNFTKFLVNKEGIPVKRYAPNTEPNSIEKDFEKYW, from the exons ATGGGATCCTCAGTTTCAACCAGTGAG GCAGCAGAAAAAGATTGGTGGAAAAAAGCAGCATCTATTTATGAATTTTCTGCCAAAGATATTGATGGCAATGAAGTATCATTAGAAAAATATAA AGGTCATgttgtattaattttaaattgtgCATCCAAATGAGGGTTCACAGAAAAGAACTACACTCAGCTACAAGCTTTGCATGCCAAGTATGCTGAATCGAAAGGTCTTAGGATCCTTGGATTTCCCTGTAATCAGTTTGGAAGTCAG GAGCCTGGAACTGAAGCAGAAATAAAGACTTTTGTCACAGATAAATTTAATGTTCAGTTTGATATGTTCTCAAAGATAAATGTGAATGGAAATGATGGCCATCCTTTATTTAAATATCTCAAACACAAACAAGGAGGCACACTCGGGGA ttttatcaAATGGAATTTTACAAAGTTTCTAGTAAACAAAGAAGGAATCCCAGTTAAAAGATATGCACCAAATACAGAACCAAAC agcaTTGAAAAAGATTTTGAGAAATATTGGTAG